GGCCGTCGGCCCCCGCCTCGGCCGGCGCGTCGAGCGAGACGGTGCCGTACCCCTCGGCCGCCCGCAGCCCGTCGACCACCTCGTCCTCGGCGAGGCCGGTGCGCTCGACGAGTTCGGCGACGGTGGGGGCGCGGCCCTCCCGCTGCTCGAACGCGACCGCCTGCTCGCGCAGCAGCGCACGGCAGTCCTTGAGCCGCCTCGGCACCCGCACCGCCCAGGTGGTGTCACGGAAGAACCGTTTGATCTCCCCCGCCACCGTGGGCACCGCGAACGCCTCGAACTCGAACCCCCGGGTCGGGTCGAACCGGTTGATGGCCTTGATGAGCCCGACCGTGCCGACCTGGAGGACGTCGTCGTGGATCTCCGCGCTGGGCCTGAAGCGGCGGGCGGCCTGCCGCACCACCCACATGTTCAGCTCGACGAGCGTGTTGCGCACGTACGAGTACTCGGCCGTGCCCTCCTCCAGCTCGCGCAGCCGCGCGAACAGCGGCTCG
The sequence above is a segment of the Streptomyces griseoviridis genome. Coding sequences within it:
- a CDS encoding SigB/SigF/SigG family RNA polymerase sigma factor, whose translation is MPPQTVVVGPADAHALSEPLFARLRELEEGTAEYSYVRNTLVELNMWVVRQAARRFRPSAEIHDDVLQVGTVGLIKAINRFDPTRGFEFEAFAVPTVAGEIKRFFRDTTWAVRVPRRLKDCRALLREQAVAFEQREGRAPTVAELVERTGLAEDEVVDGLRAAEGYGTVSLDAPAEAGADGLTLADRLGGDDPALGRTDDLVTVAPLVAALPERERTLLAMRYLQDMTQSQIGVELGISQMHVSRLLTRTLATLRSALADRA